In Bos mutus isolate GX-2022 chromosome 10, NWIPB_WYAK_1.1, whole genome shotgun sequence, a single window of DNA contains:
- the TPPP2 gene encoding tubulin polymerization-promoting protein family member 2 isoform X2 → METNCEFSKYFQSSPLPHPQASPLTVLPYLPLTMASEAERTFQRFAVFGESSSSGTEMNNKNFSKLCKDCGIMDGKTVTSTDVDIVFSKVKAKNARTITFQQFQEAMKELGQKRFKGKSPDEALENIYKLMEGKDPATTGVTKATTVGGVSRLTDTSKYTGTHKERFDESGKGKGIAGREDVTDNSGYNFQMTVQGACKT, encoded by the exons ATGGAGACCAACTGTGAATTCAGCAAATACTTTCAG tcctcccccctccctcacccccaagCCTCCCCCCTTACTGTCCTCCCCTACCTCCCGTTGACCATGGCATCAGAAGCAGAAAGAACGTTCCAGCGGTTTGCTGTCTTTGGAGAATCGTCAAGCAGTGGCACTGAAATGAACAACAAGAACTTCTCCAAGCTGTGCAAAGACTGTGGCATCATGGATGGCAAGACGGTCACCTCCACTGACGTGGACATCGTTTTCAGCAAAGTCAA GGCCAAGAATGCCCGAACCATCACATTCCAACAGTTCCAGGAAGCAATGAAGGAACTGGGCCAGAAGCGATTCAAGGGTAAAAGCCCGGATGAAGCCCTGGAGAACATTTATAAGCTCATGGAGGGCAAGGACCCAGCTACCACTGGTGTTACT AAAGCGACAACAGTGGGCGGGGTGAGCCGGCTGACGGACACCAGCAAGTACACCGGTACCCACAAGGAGCGCTTTGACGAGAGTGGCAAGGGGAAAGGCATCGCGGGACGGGAAGACGTGACTGACAACTCAGGCTAC AACTTCCAGATGACTGTCCAAGGGGCATGTAAGACATAA
- the TPPP2 gene encoding tubulin polymerization-promoting protein family member 2 isoform X1, which yields METNCEFSKYFQSSPLPHPQASPLTVLPYLPLTMASEAERTFQRFAVFGESSSSGTEMNNKNFSKLCKDCGIMDGKTVTSTDVDIVFSKVKAKNARTITFQQFQEAMKELGQKRFKGKSPDEALENIYKLMEGKDPATTGVTKATTVGGVSRLTDTSKYTGTHKERFDESGKGKGIAGREDVTDNSGYVSGYKGAGTYDKKGSN from the exons ATGGAGACCAACTGTGAATTCAGCAAATACTTTCAG tcctcccccctccctcacccccaagCCTCCCCCCTTACTGTCCTCCCCTACCTCCCGTTGACCATGGCATCAGAAGCAGAAAGAACGTTCCAGCGGTTTGCTGTCTTTGGAGAATCGTCAAGCAGTGGCACTGAAATGAACAACAAGAACTTCTCCAAGCTGTGCAAAGACTGTGGCATCATGGATGGCAAGACGGTCACCTCCACTGACGTGGACATCGTTTTCAGCAAAGTCAA GGCCAAGAATGCCCGAACCATCACATTCCAACAGTTCCAGGAAGCAATGAAGGAACTGGGCCAGAAGCGATTCAAGGGTAAAAGCCCGGATGAAGCCCTGGAGAACATTTATAAGCTCATGGAGGGCAAGGACCCAGCTACCACTGGTGTTACT AAAGCGACAACAGTGGGCGGGGTGAGCCGGCTGACGGACACCAGCAAGTACACCGGTACCCACAAGGAGCGCTTTGACGAGAGTGGCAAGGGGAAAGGCATCGCGGGACGGGAAGACGTGACTGACAACTCAGGCTACGTGAGTGGCTACAAGGGTGCTGGCACGTATGATAAGAAGGGcagcaactag
- the RNASE13 gene encoding probable inactive ribonuclease-like protein 13 yields MAPLVAQLLFLQVVLGTALLENIKTQLAIKNFRTLHVDYPKVTYAQGFQGYCNGLMSYVRGRQESWYCPRIHYVLHAPWTVIWKFCKYSESFCENYNEYCTLTKDSIPLTICSLYPRQPPTSCRYNSTLTNQRLYLLCSEKYDGEPIDIIGLY; encoded by the coding sequence ATGGCACCACTTGTGGCCCAGCTCCTCTTCCTCCAGGTTGTTCTAGGGACAGCTTTGCTTGAAAACATCAAGACTCAGCTTGCCATCAAGAACTTCCGTACCTTACACGTTGACTATCCCAAGGTTACCTACGCCCAAGGTTTCCAAGGTTACTGCAATGGTCTGATGTCCTATGTTCGGGGCAGGCAAGAAAGCTGGTATTGCCCAAGGATCCATTATGTCTTACATGCCCCTTGGACAGTCATCTGGAAGTTCTGCAAATACAGTGAGAGCTTCTGTGAGAATTACAATGAATACTGCACGCTCACCAAGGACTCCATCCCGCTCACAATTTGCTCCCTGTACCCCAGACAGCCGCCGACCAGCTGCCGTTACAACAGCACCCTGACCAACCAAAGGCTCTATCTGCTCTGCTCTGAAAAGTATGATGGTGAACCCATAGATATCATTGGCCTCTACTAG
- the LOC102282753 gene encoding ribonuclease 7 — translation MAPARAGFCPLLLLLLLGLWVAEDAVSARPGNMTPAQWFETQHVQPSPQGCNAAMRKINKFSKHCKDLNTFLHESFSSVATTCQTPNITCKNHENNCHQSQKPVSLTECKLTSRRYPDCKYKEKKQITSYIVACKPPKKGDSGKFKLVPVHLEKVL, via the coding sequence ATGGCTCCAGCCAGAGCAGGATtctgccctctgctgctgctcctgctgttgGGGCTGTGGGTGGCCGAGGACGCAGTCAGTGCCAGGCCCGGGAACATGACCCCAGCTCAGTGGTTTGAAACTCAGCACGTGCAGCCCAGTCCTCAAGGCTGCAATGCTGCGATGCGCAAAATCAACAAGTTCTCCAAACACTGCAAAGACCTCAACACCTTCCTGCATGAGTCCTTCTCCAGTGTGGCCACCACTTGTCAGACTCCCAACATAACCTGCAAGAATCATGAGAATAACTGCCACCAAAGCCAGAAGCCTGTATCCCTGACCGAGTGTAAGCTCACCTCAAGGAGATACCCAGACTGCAAGTACAAGGAGAAGAAACAGATCACTTCTTACATCGTGGCCTGTAAGCCTCCCAAGAAAGGGGACTCTGGGAAATTCAAGCTGGTTCCAGTCCACTTGGAAAAAGTCCTTTAG